In Amycolatopsis jiangsuensis, the following proteins share a genomic window:
- a CDS encoding tryptophanase: protein MRTFPPYRAQVVAEIPITTREQRERALAEAGYNAFNLPADQVTIDLLTDSGTGAVSTRQEAAAAAADRSYAGSASFFRFREILAELTHYPHILPVHQGRAAERVLFSTVLAPGKISVSNTHFDTTRANVELTGAEARDLPCAEFADLDSLEPFKGNIDLPSLEALLTGPEAGRVGQVLITITNNGGGGQPVSMANLAAAAKLARAHGVPVFLDAARFAENAWLVVQREPGYAGKTPREVAEEAFQLVDGCVASLKKDGISPMGAFIGLTDPELAQRCEGNLIATEGFRTYGGLGAHDLDRVAQGLREVLDPNYLAARAGEAARLARLANDAGVDIVQPAGIHALYLNAGRLLPHLPASRFPGHSLACELYLEGGIRCVELGSLYLGTLDENRELVTPAPFELVRVALPRRVYSQGHYDYVAEVLADIAKNPERVPGYRIVDAPDFLRHFNLRMAPAA from the coding sequence ATGCGGACCTTCCCGCCGTACCGCGCCCAAGTCGTGGCGGAAATCCCGATCACCACCCGCGAGCAGCGTGAGCGCGCGCTCGCCGAAGCCGGGTACAACGCCTTCAACCTGCCTGCCGACCAGGTCACCATCGACCTGCTCACGGACTCGGGCACCGGTGCCGTCTCCACCCGGCAGGAGGCCGCCGCGGCGGCGGCGGACCGCTCCTACGCCGGGTCCGCATCGTTCTTTCGCTTCCGCGAGATCCTTGCCGAACTCACCCACTACCCGCACATCCTTCCGGTGCACCAGGGCCGCGCCGCCGAACGCGTGCTGTTCTCCACCGTGCTGGCGCCGGGCAAGATCTCGGTCAGCAACACGCACTTCGACACCACTCGCGCGAACGTCGAGCTGACCGGCGCGGAGGCTCGTGACCTGCCGTGCGCCGAGTTCGCCGACCTCGACAGCCTCGAACCGTTCAAGGGCAACATCGACCTGCCGTCGCTCGAAGCGCTGCTCACCGGTCCGGAGGCCGGCCGGGTCGGGCAGGTCCTGATCACCATCACCAACAACGGCGGTGGCGGCCAGCCGGTGTCCATGGCCAACCTCGCCGCCGCCGCGAAACTCGCCCGCGCGCACGGGGTGCCGGTCTTCCTCGACGCCGCGCGCTTCGCGGAGAACGCGTGGCTGGTGGTGCAACGCGAGCCGGGTTACGCGGGCAAAACCCCTCGTGAGGTCGCCGAAGAAGCGTTCCAGCTCGTCGACGGCTGCGTGGCGAGCCTGAAGAAGGACGGCATCTCGCCGATGGGTGCGTTCATCGGTCTGACCGACCCGGAACTCGCCCAGCGCTGCGAAGGAAACCTCATCGCCACCGAGGGATTCCGCACCTACGGCGGGCTCGGCGCGCACGACCTCGACCGCGTCGCCCAGGGCCTGCGGGAGGTGCTGGACCCGAACTACCTCGCCGCCCGCGCCGGCGAGGCGGCCCGGCTCGCCCGGCTGGCGAACGACGCCGGGGTGGACATCGTGCAGCCCGCCGGGATCCACGCGCTCTACCTCAACGCCGGGCGGCTGCTGCCGCACCTGCCCGCCTCCCGGTTCCCCGGCCACTCGCTGGCCTGTGAGCTGTACCTGGAGGGCGGGATCCGGTGCGTGGAACTGGGTTCGCTCTACCTCGGCACGCTCGACGAGAACCGCGAGCTGGTCACCCCGGCACCGTTCGAGTTGGTGCGCGTGGCGCTGCCGCGGCGGGTCTACAGCCAGGGTCACTACGACTACGTGGCCGAGGTCCTCGCCGACATCGCGAAGAACCCGGAACGGGTGCCCGGCTACCGGATCGTGGACGCGCCGGACTTCCTGCGGCACTTCAACCTGCGCATGGCCCCCGCGGCCTGA
- a CDS encoding tryptophan dimethylallyltransferase family protein, whose protein sequence is MVGASVSMADVSMYAHTSGQLDRLCRAVGFDPAERRHLDLLRGLLGNAGEISITEPPATACNVADDTSPVEFSLAFDAGGECVVRVLGEAVGSPRPRDFLDRVAGEYGLVTDRLDAVADLFLPHEERQGPFTLWYSLIFRPGSRPRIKVYLNPQISGATMADSLVSEGFRRLGIAGGFEPVIESALRRGDRDNFTFFALDLDDGPLSRVKVYISHEAAESEDVERAAELVPGTDPELIREFLAVLGGRKGPFDGRPLVSSYSFVEGSGQRPGNYSLYLPIRSYVPDDEVARARVHAILAQFDVDGTVLDNALDAVSNRPLRNGVGLLAHVSLRMGEFGSGITVYLSSEAYQVLPPRKRPVLGAPAGLR, encoded by the coding sequence ATGGTCGGAGCGAGTGTGTCGATGGCTGATGTGTCGATGTATGCCCATACCAGCGGACAACTCGACCGGTTGTGCCGGGCGGTGGGATTCGATCCCGCGGAACGCCGGCACCTGGACCTTCTCCGGGGATTACTCGGAAACGCTGGGGAAATCAGTATTACCGAACCACCGGCGACGGCCTGCAATGTGGCCGACGACACTTCTCCGGTCGAATTCTCGCTCGCCTTCGACGCCGGCGGTGAGTGCGTGGTGCGGGTGCTCGGCGAGGCGGTCGGCAGTCCGCGCCCGCGGGACTTCCTCGACCGGGTGGCCGGCGAGTACGGCCTGGTCACCGACCGGCTGGACGCGGTGGCCGACCTCTTCCTGCCGCACGAGGAGCGCCAGGGCCCGTTCACCCTGTGGTACTCGCTGATCTTCCGGCCCGGCTCACGGCCGCGGATCAAGGTCTACCTGAACCCGCAGATCAGCGGGGCGACCATGGCGGATTCCCTGGTCAGCGAAGGGTTCCGGCGGCTGGGTATCGCCGGCGGCTTCGAGCCGGTGATCGAGAGCGCGCTGCGCCGCGGCGACCGGGACAACTTCACCTTCTTCGCGCTCGACCTCGACGACGGCCCGCTTTCCCGGGTCAAGGTCTACATCTCGCACGAAGCGGCCGAGTCCGAGGATGTGGAACGTGCGGCGGAACTGGTGCCAGGAACCGACCCGGAGCTGATCCGGGAATTCCTCGCCGTGCTCGGCGGGCGCAAGGGCCCGTTCGACGGCAGGCCGCTGGTTTCCAGTTATTCTTTCGTGGAGGGTTCGGGGCAGCGGCCCGGCAACTACAGCCTCTACCTGCCCATTCGCAGTTACGTGCCGGACGACGAGGTGGCCCGCGCCCGCGTGCACGCCATTCTCGCCCAATTCGACGTGGACGGAACTGTTCTCGACAACGCACTCGACGCGGTCTCCAATCGACCGCTGCGGAATGGTGTCGGATTGCTCGCGCACGTGTCTCTGAGAATGGGTGAGTTCGGTTCCGGAATAACCGTCTACCTGTCCTCGGAGGCCTATCAGGTGCTGCCTCCGCGGAAACGCCCGGTGCTCGGCGCACCGGCCGGGCTGCGGTAG
- a CDS encoding DinB family protein, translating into MDRIPRHLSPTAAGERAAIPRLADERETLLSTLDWHRQTFGLKCAGLEQKELSARAVPASTVSLHGLARHLAGVERWWFRIQFGGADLPLLYYTDDDPDQDFDSLDGDAEEALAVWRAECAHARAIAVAAESLEARGTSKITGEPFTLRWLLLDMTTEYARHLGHADLLREAIDGSVGR; encoded by the coding sequence ATGGACCGGATCCCGCGGCACCTGTCGCCCACCGCCGCCGGCGAGCGCGCGGCGATCCCCCGGCTCGCCGACGAGCGCGAGACCTTGCTGAGCACCCTCGATTGGCATCGGCAGACGTTCGGGCTGAAGTGCGCGGGTCTCGAACAGAAGGAGCTGTCCGCCCGCGCGGTGCCGGCGTCCACCGTGTCGCTGCACGGGCTCGCGCGGCACCTCGCCGGCGTGGAACGCTGGTGGTTCCGCATCCAGTTCGGCGGCGCGGACCTCCCGCTGCTCTACTACACCGACGACGATCCGGACCAGGACTTCGACTCCCTCGACGGCGACGCCGAAGAGGCGCTGGCCGTCTGGCGCGCGGAATGCGCCCACGCCCGGGCGATCGCCGTCGCGGCGGAGTCACTGGAGGCGCGGGGGACCTCGAAGATCACCGGGGAGCCGTTCACCTTGCGCTGGCTGCTGCTGGACATGACCACCGAGTACGCCCGCCACCTCGGCCACGCCGACCTGCTGCGGGAAGCGATCGACGGATCGGTCGGCCGGTGA
- a CDS encoding class-II fumarase/aspartase family protein yields MSVDPDSGLLSPVRAGTPAEETTGDVAFAVAMLEVEAALARAQARLGAVPGDAAERITAAARRLAGELDVVRLAREARATANPVVALVRALSAAVPEDADHVHRGSTSQDIVDSAMMLVARNTRELIVADLDATAQALAGLARAHRDTVMPGRTLTAHAVPTTFGLKAAGWRQGVLEALRQLRSLQLPVSIGGAAGTLAAYVEYGDGSADYPERLVEAFAAETGLAAPVLPWHADRAPVAELAAALAQTSTALGKIAVDVQVLTRTEIGEVTEAAGGGSSAMPHKQNPVLSALVRSAALQVPVLVAGVTQSGLAEDERSAGAWQAEWQLLRECLRLTGGAAHTATELTAGLRVHAGRMRENVDRTHGLIVSERLSATLTPLLGKARAKELLTAVSRRAFEEGRPLAEILAATEEVTTVLSPSTLADLLDPARYLGAAGRMVDRALTSPTD; encoded by the coding sequence ATGAGCGTCGACCCTGATTCCGGACTGCTGTCGCCGGTGCGAGCCGGCACGCCGGCCGAGGAGACGACCGGTGATGTCGCGTTCGCCGTGGCCATGCTGGAGGTCGAGGCCGCGCTCGCGCGTGCGCAGGCCCGGCTGGGCGCCGTGCCCGGGGACGCCGCGGAGCGGATCACCGCTGCCGCGCGCCGGTTGGCGGGTGAGCTGGACGTGGTCCGGCTGGCGCGCGAGGCTCGCGCCACCGCGAACCCCGTGGTGGCGCTAGTACGCGCGTTGTCCGCCGCAGTGCCCGAGGACGCCGACCACGTGCACCGCGGCTCGACCAGTCAGGACATTGTGGACAGTGCGATGATGCTGGTCGCGCGGAACACCCGTGAACTGATCGTCGCGGATCTCGACGCCACGGCACAGGCGCTGGCCGGCCTCGCCCGCGCGCACCGGGACACGGTGATGCCCGGCCGTACCCTCACCGCGCACGCAGTACCCACCACGTTCGGCCTGAAAGCTGCCGGCTGGCGGCAAGGAGTGCTCGAAGCCCTGCGGCAGCTGCGTTCCCTGCAGCTGCCGGTGTCGATCGGCGGCGCCGCGGGCACACTCGCCGCGTACGTCGAGTACGGCGACGGCTCCGCGGACTACCCGGAACGGCTCGTCGAGGCGTTCGCCGCGGAGACCGGCCTGGCCGCGCCGGTTCTCCCCTGGCACGCCGACCGCGCGCCGGTCGCCGAACTGGCCGCCGCACTGGCGCAGACGAGCACCGCGCTGGGCAAGATCGCCGTCGACGTCCAGGTCCTCACCCGGACCGAGATCGGCGAGGTCACCGAAGCCGCCGGAGGTGGCTCGTCGGCCATGCCGCACAAGCAGAATCCCGTGCTCTCCGCGCTGGTCCGCTCGGCTGCGCTGCAGGTGCCGGTGCTCGTCGCCGGAGTCACGCAGTCCGGTCTGGCCGAGGACGAACGTTCGGCCGGCGCCTGGCAGGCCGAATGGCAGCTGCTGCGCGAATGCCTTCGCCTCACCGGCGGTGCCGCGCACACCGCCACCGAGCTGACCGCCGGCCTGCGCGTACACGCGGGCCGGATGCGGGAAAACGTCGACCGCACGCACGGCCTGATCGTCTCCGAACGCCTTTCCGCCACGCTGACGCCGCTGCTGGGCAAGGCACGCGCGAAGGAACTCCTGACCGCCGTGTCCCGCCGCGCGTTCGAGGAAGGCCGTCCGCTCGCCGAAATCCTGGCCGCCACGGAGGAGGTCACCACCGTCCTGTCCCCCTCGACCCTCGCCGACCTGCTGGACCCCGCGCGCTACCTCGGCGCGGCCGGCCGCATGGTGGACCGCGCCCTGACGTCACCGACCGACTGA
- a CDS encoding DUF4383 domain-containing protein, with amino-acid sequence MTRAREPRMRVEGLQPAQVLTAILGLLFLAYGILGFVKSGFGDFTGHHDADLWRFSANPLNNLVHVVTGVIGLLLAFGSGRARTFGWVLLIGYGVLFVWGLVLTGTITTNPVSGLGNPLDLRTADTWLHLGIAVVGLLIAVLPARRRVRLPEDDQPQHVADPSAAGQPMAGPSGGSTSAAGSPTAGPTAAGPPAADAPAAGRSAARPPAADPPTADLPAADPSATGRHGRGLAH; translated from the coding sequence ATGACTCGTGCGCGTGAACCCCGCATGCGGGTGGAGGGCCTGCAGCCCGCCCAGGTGCTGACCGCCATCCTCGGGCTCCTCTTCCTCGCCTACGGCATCCTGGGTTTCGTGAAGTCCGGGTTCGGTGATTTCACCGGCCACCACGACGCCGATCTGTGGCGGTTCTCCGCCAACCCGCTGAACAACCTGGTGCACGTGGTGACCGGCGTGATCGGCCTGCTGCTGGCCTTCGGCTCCGGCCGCGCCCGGACGTTCGGCTGGGTGCTGCTCATCGGCTACGGCGTGCTGTTCGTCTGGGGCCTGGTGCTCACCGGCACGATCACCACGAACCCGGTTTCCGGCCTGGGCAACCCGCTGGACCTGCGCACTGCCGACACCTGGCTGCACCTGGGCATCGCGGTTGTCGGCCTGCTGATCGCGGTGCTGCCCGCCCGCCGCCGGGTCCGGCTTCCGGAGGACGACCAGCCGCAGCACGTGGCCGATCCGTCTGCTGCCGGTCAGCCGATGGCCGGTCCGTCTGGGGGCAGTACGTCTGCTGCCGGTTCGCCCACCGCAGGCCCGACCGCTGCCGGTCCGCCTGCCGCCGATGCGCCCGCGGCCGGTCGGTCCGCGGCCCGTCCGCCCGCGGCCGACCCACCCACCGCAGACCTGCCCGCGGCCGATCCGTCCGCCACCGGCCGGCACGGGCGCGGCCTGGCGCACTGA
- a CDS encoding MarR family winged helix-turn-helix transcriptional regulator: MTSPDPGETGSLLLDDQLCFGLYSASRAITSLYRTLLEPLDLTYPQYLVMLALWEEDGRQVKELGTALNLDSGTLSPLLKRLEKSGLVTRERQADDERSVRIRLTEAGTALRARAERIPPHIGAAMGFDSVTLTRMRAAMDQLTASVNAYRESFPPA, from the coding sequence ATGACCAGCCCGGATCCGGGGGAGACCGGTTCGCTGCTGCTCGACGACCAGCTCTGCTTCGGACTGTACTCGGCGTCGCGTGCGATCACCTCGCTGTACCGCACCCTGCTCGAACCACTGGATCTCACCTATCCGCAGTACCTCGTGATGCTGGCGCTGTGGGAGGAGGACGGGCGGCAGGTCAAGGAGCTCGGCACCGCGCTGAACCTCGACTCGGGCACGCTGTCGCCGCTGCTGAAGCGGCTGGAGAAGTCCGGTCTCGTGACCCGCGAGCGGCAGGCCGACGACGAGCGCTCCGTCCGGATCCGGCTCACCGAAGCGGGCACCGCGCTGCGCGCGCGGGCCGAGCGGATCCCGCCGCACATCGGGGCCGCGATGGGCTTCGACTCGGTGACGTTGACCCGGATGCGCGCCGCGATGGACCAGCTGACCGCGTCGGTGAACGCCTATCGGGAGTCGTTTCCCCCGGCTTGA
- a CDS encoding SAM-dependent methyltransferase: MNSRDDALQAIEASLDRPSAARVYDYFIGGNTHYAVDREFAEKVRNRLPLIGDYCRTSRQFLGRAVRRCVREGIRQFVDLGSGLPTTGNVHEVADDERPDHDVRVLYLDNEAVALAHSEILLADTADPDRHQALAADLLRPGDLWERVLDSDVIDAGQPIALIVNAVLHFIQDDQDPDGMLATYREQLAPGSLLVLSQMTNENPVDDEERQALADLVEYYKSTTNPAVLRTVTEFERFFGGWPMLEPGLGYAPAFHPDAATVFADSPSESRVIGGIARKPR, from the coding sequence ATGAATTCACGAGACGACGCACTGCAGGCGATCGAAGCGAGCCTCGACCGGCCGTCGGCCGCCCGGGTCTACGACTACTTCATCGGCGGGAACACGCACTACGCGGTCGACCGCGAGTTCGCCGAGAAGGTCCGCAACCGGTTGCCGCTGATCGGTGACTACTGCCGGACCAGCCGCCAGTTCCTCGGCCGGGCGGTCCGCCGGTGCGTGCGCGAGGGCATCCGGCAGTTCGTCGACCTCGGCTCGGGCCTGCCGACCACGGGCAACGTGCACGAGGTCGCCGACGACGAGCGTCCGGACCACGACGTGCGCGTGCTCTACCTCGACAACGAGGCGGTGGCGCTGGCGCATTCGGAAATCCTGCTCGCCGACACCGCGGACCCGGACCGGCACCAGGCGCTCGCGGCGGACCTGCTGCGTCCCGGTGACCTCTGGGAACGGGTGCTCGACTCCGACGTGATCGACGCCGGGCAGCCGATCGCGCTGATCGTCAACGCGGTACTGCACTTCATCCAGGACGACCAGGATCCGGACGGGATGCTGGCCACCTACCGTGAACAGCTCGCACCGGGGTCGCTGCTGGTGCTGTCGCAGATGACCAACGAGAACCCGGTGGACGACGAGGAGAGGCAGGCGCTGGCCGACCTCGTCGAGTACTACAAGTCGACCACCAACCCGGCGGTGTTGCGCACCGTGACGGAATTCGAGCGGTTCTTCGGCGGCTGGCCGATGCTGGAACCGGGGCTGGGGTACGCGCCCGCGTTCCATCCGGACGCCGCCACCGTGTTCGCGGACTCCCCCTCGGAGTCACGCGTGATCGGCGGGATCGCGCGCAAGCCGCGGTGA
- a CDS encoding patatin-like phospholipase family protein, which produces MHPVLELINERMAAGSEPGRRTDGRRLALAVEGGSSRGTYSSGMVLALDELGATPAFDAVYGSSAGSLNAAWLLSGRSQTGVRTWWNPVVMRRIINPLHTLRGRAVIDLEYLVHQVYSVLEPMDFPAVLANPVTFHPLATDADTGESTDLHPFITDVDGIKTALAASSCMPVLAGPPIAMGGRRFVDAGIAEPLPFRTALAQGATDVLVLRTRRADEPPLPTPRVQDVVVPRFLRRHAPGTVEAWHAQYQRDLDDERMLADDPRLASIRPPAGAPDVVVLERDPAVLRKAVELGRDATYNALDLLREAS; this is translated from the coding sequence GTGCACCCGGTTCTGGAGCTGATCAACGAGCGGATGGCGGCAGGCAGCGAGCCGGGAAGGCGGACCGACGGGCGGCGGCTCGCGCTCGCCGTCGAAGGGGGAAGCAGCCGGGGTACCTACTCCAGCGGAATGGTGCTCGCGCTGGACGAGCTCGGGGCCACGCCGGCGTTCGACGCGGTCTACGGCTCCTCCGCCGGATCGCTCAACGCGGCCTGGCTGCTGTCCGGCCGTTCACAGACCGGGGTGCGCACCTGGTGGAACCCGGTCGTGATGCGGCGGATCATCAATCCACTGCACACCCTGCGCGGCCGGGCGGTGATCGACCTCGAGTACCTCGTGCACCAGGTCTACTCGGTGCTGGAGCCGATGGACTTCCCGGCGGTACTGGCCAATCCGGTCACCTTCCACCCGCTGGCCACCGACGCCGACACCGGCGAGTCGACCGATCTGCACCCGTTCATCACCGACGTCGACGGGATCAAGACCGCGCTCGCCGCGTCGTCGTGCATGCCGGTGCTCGCCGGGCCGCCGATCGCCATGGGCGGGCGGCGGTTCGTGGACGCGGGGATCGCCGAGCCGCTGCCGTTCCGCACCGCGCTCGCCCAAGGCGCGACCGACGTGCTCGTGCTGCGCACCCGGCGGGCGGACGAACCACCGCTGCCGACGCCGCGGGTGCAGGACGTCGTGGTGCCGCGGTTCCTCCGCCGGCACGCGCCGGGCACCGTCGAGGCCTGGCACGCGCAGTACCAGCGGGATCTGGACGACGAGCGCATGCTCGCCGACGATCCGCGGCTGGCCAGCATCCGCCCGCCGGCGGGCGCGCCGGACGTGGTGGTGCTGGAGCGTGATCCGGCCGTGCTGCGCAAGGCGGTGGAGCTCGGGCGCGACGCGACCTACAACGCGTTGGACCTGCTGCGCGAGGCCTCGTGA
- a CDS encoding VOC family protein, whose protein sequence is MAIQRMDNVLIVVEDLDAVIAFFVELGMELENRNPVEGSWVDRVIGIDGARQEVAMLRVPGGQGRVELAMFHTPKAIGGERGETPSNTLGIRRMMFAVDDVDEVVARALAHGAELVGEVVRYEDIYRLCYLRGPEGIIVGLAEELG, encoded by the coding sequence ATGGCAATCCAGCGGATGGACAACGTCCTCATCGTGGTCGAAGACCTCGACGCGGTCATCGCCTTCTTCGTCGAGCTCGGGATGGAGCTGGAGAACCGGAACCCGGTCGAGGGGTCCTGGGTGGACCGGGTGATCGGGATCGACGGCGCCCGGCAGGAGGTCGCGATGCTGCGCGTCCCCGGTGGACAGGGCCGCGTCGAACTGGCGATGTTCCACACGCCGAAGGCGATCGGCGGGGAGCGTGGCGAGACACCGTCGAACACGCTGGGCATCCGGCGGATGATGTTCGCCGTCGACGACGTCGACGAGGTCGTCGCCCGTGCGCTGGCCCACGGCGCCGAGCTCGTCGGCGAGGTGGTGCGGTACGAGGACATTTACCGGCTCTGCTACCTGCGTGGTCCGGAGGGCATCATCGTCGGATTGGCCGAAGAGCTGGGCTGA
- a CDS encoding PadR family transcriptional regulator gives MALEHAILVSLSERSGSGYELARRFEKSIGLFWSASHQQIYRVLKRMVREGWVAADVVAQDGRPDKKVYTVSAPGRAELRRWLAEPSPAAGPQELAVKLRGASFGDAGAVAAEITRHRDAHAAQLELYRRIEKRDFPGPDRLRGRSLHQYLVLRGGIRVEEGQVEWLEEIRAALHADERDDR, from the coding sequence ATGGCACTGGAGCACGCGATCCTCGTCTCGCTGTCCGAGCGGTCCGGGTCGGGTTACGAGCTGGCGCGCCGGTTCGAGAAGTCCATCGGCCTGTTCTGGAGTGCTTCCCACCAGCAGATCTACCGCGTGCTGAAGCGGATGGTGCGGGAGGGCTGGGTGGCCGCCGACGTGGTCGCCCAGGACGGGCGGCCGGACAAGAAGGTGTACACGGTCAGCGCACCGGGGCGGGCCGAGCTGCGGCGCTGGCTGGCCGAACCGTCGCCGGCTGCCGGGCCGCAGGAACTCGCCGTGAAGCTGCGTGGCGCTTCCTTCGGGGACGCCGGGGCGGTGGCAGCCGAGATCACCCGGCACCGGGACGCGCACGCCGCGCAGCTGGAGCTCTACCGCCGGATCGAGAAACGGGATTTCCCCGGCCCGGACCGGCTTCGCGGACGTTCGCTGCACCAGTACCTCGTGCTGCGCGGCGGAATTCGCGTGGAGGAGGGACAGGTGGAGTGGCTCGAGGAGATCCGGGCCGCCCTGCACGCCGACGAGAGGGACGACCGATGA
- a CDS encoding NADPH-dependent 2,4-dienoyl-CoA reductase encodes MTTPYPNLLAPLDLGFTTLRNRVVMGSMHTGMEDRAKQFPQLAEYYAERARGGVGLIVTGGFAPSRTGWLLPLASKLTTPAEARQHRQLTGAVHAEGGKIALQILHAGRYAYHPLSVSASSRKAPINPFRPRALSGYGVHRTIGAFADTAALAREAGYDGVEIMGSEGYLINQFLAERTNRRTDAWGGSPEKRRRFAVEIVRRTREAVGPDFIIIYRLSLLDLVEGGQSWDDVLALGKEVAAAGATVINSGIGWHEARVPTIVTSVPRAAFTWVTAKLRPHVPVPVVTSNRINLPHVAEQALADGDADLVSMARPLLADPDWLRKAESGREDEINACIACNQACLDHAFARKPVSCMVNPRAGHETTLRLLPARRAKHIAVVGAGPAGLATATALGQRGHRVELFEADSEIGGQFGIARRIPGKEEFAETVRYFTRRLEVTGVKTHLGTRANAEDLTGFDEVVLATGVVPRVPALPGIDHPKVLSYVDVVRHGKPVGHRVAVIGAGGIGVDVSEFLTHTGAPALDRDAWMAEWGVTDPALVPGGLTRPRPAPSPRQVYLLQRKKTPIGAGLGKTSGWVHRAALRAKGVERITGVGYERIDDAGLHLSVDGRPRLLAVDTIVVCAGQEPVRELAGRLGDVPVHLVGGAEQARELDAKRAIDQGTRLAATL; translated from the coding sequence ATGACGACGCCGTATCCGAATCTGCTGGCTCCGCTCGACCTCGGCTTCACGACTTTGCGCAACCGGGTCGTGATGGGCTCGATGCACACCGGCATGGAAGACCGGGCGAAGCAGTTCCCGCAGCTGGCCGAGTACTACGCGGAGCGCGCACGCGGCGGCGTCGGCCTGATCGTCACCGGCGGGTTCGCGCCCAGCCGCACCGGCTGGCTGCTGCCGTTGGCCTCGAAGCTCACCACACCCGCCGAGGCACGGCAGCACCGGCAGCTCACCGGCGCCGTGCACGCCGAGGGCGGCAAGATCGCGCTGCAGATCCTGCATGCCGGCCGCTACGCCTATCACCCGTTGAGCGTGTCCGCGTCGAGCCGGAAGGCGCCGATCAACCCGTTCCGACCCCGTGCGCTCAGCGGTTACGGCGTGCATCGCACCATCGGCGCGTTCGCCGACACCGCGGCGCTGGCCCGCGAGGCCGGCTACGACGGCGTGGAGATCATGGGTTCCGAGGGGTACCTGATCAACCAGTTCCTCGCCGAACGCACCAACCGGCGCACCGACGCCTGGGGTGGTTCGCCGGAGAAACGCCGCCGGTTCGCGGTCGAAATCGTGCGCCGGACCCGGGAGGCGGTCGGCCCCGACTTCATCATCATCTACCGGCTGTCGCTGCTCGATCTCGTCGAAGGCGGACAGAGCTGGGACGACGTCCTGGCGCTCGGGAAGGAGGTGGCGGCGGCCGGCGCCACCGTCATCAACTCCGGTATCGGCTGGCACGAGGCCCGCGTCCCGACCATCGTCACCTCGGTGCCGCGCGCCGCGTTCACCTGGGTCACCGCGAAACTCCGGCCGCACGTACCCGTCCCGGTGGTCACGTCCAACCGGATCAACCTGCCGCACGTGGCCGAACAGGCGCTCGCCGACGGGGACGCGGACCTGGTGTCGATGGCCCGCCCGCTGCTGGCCGATCCGGACTGGCTCCGCAAGGCCGAAAGCGGCCGCGAGGACGAGATCAACGCCTGCATCGCCTGCAACCAGGCCTGCCTCGACCACGCGTTCGCCCGGAAACCGGTGTCCTGCATGGTCAACCCGCGGGCCGGGCACGAAACCACGCTGCGGCTGCTGCCTGCTCGCCGGGCCAAGCACATCGCGGTGGTCGGGGCCGGCCCGGCCGGGCTGGCCACCGCGACCGCACTCGGGCAGCGCGGGCACCGGGTCGAGCTGTTCGAGGCCGATTCCGAGATCGGCGGCCAGTTCGGCATTGCCCGGCGGATCCCGGGCAAGGAGGAGTTCGCCGAGACCGTCCGGTACTTCACCCGGCGGCTGGAGGTCACCGGCGTGAAGACGCACCTCGGCACCCGCGCGAACGCCGAGGACCTGACCGGCTTCGACGAGGTGGTGCTGGCCACCGGCGTCGTCCCGCGGGTGCCCGCGCTGCCCGGCATCGACCATCCGAAAGTACTGTCCTACGTGGACGTGGTCCGGCACGGGAAACCGGTCGGCCACCGCGTCGCGGTGATCGGCGCGGGCGGGATCGGCGTGGACGTGAGCGAGTTCCTCACCCACACCGGAGCACCCGCGCTCGACCGCGACGCGTGGATGGCCGAATGGGGGGTCACCGATCCGGCACTCGTCCCCGGCGGGCTGACGCGACCGCGCCCGGCGCCGTCCCCCCGGCAGGTCTACCTGCTGCAACGCAAGAAGACCCCGATCGGCGCCGGGCTCGGCAAGACGTCCGGCTGGGTGCACCGCGCGGCGCTTCGGGCCAAGGGCGTGGAGCGGATCACCGGCGTCGGCTACGAGCGGATCGACGACGCTGGCCTGCACCTGAGCGTCGACGGCAGGCCGCGGCTGCTGGCGGTGGACACGATCGTGGTTTGCGCCGGTCAGGAACCGGTGCGGGAGCTGGCCGGCCGGCTCGGCGACGTGCCGGTGCACCTCGTGGGCGGTGCCGAGCAGGCCCGCGAACTGGACGCCAAACGCGCCATCGACCAGGGCACCCGGCTGGCGGCCACGCTGTAG